The following proteins are co-located in the Paenibacillus sp. JNUCC32 genome:
- the flgB gene encoding flagellar basal body rod protein FlgB — protein sequence MNLLNNSSFQRLQSGLDAANLRNNVIANNIANVDTPHFKRSEVSFESLLKKEMDGAQLSLQGRRTDPRHFVIGPTGSIPDASVIKDGSSSMNNNQNNVDADREMSLLAENQLRYNSYIQAVNEQIRMMRTAIEGR from the coding sequence GTGAATCTGTTGAATAATAGTTCTTTTCAACGGCTTCAAAGCGGTTTGGATGCAGCGAATCTCAGGAACAACGTGATTGCAAACAACATCGCGAACGTGGATACACCTCATTTTAAGAGATCCGAAGTATCCTTTGAGAGTCTTCTGAAGAAAGAAATGGATGGAGCCCAGTTGTCGCTTCAGGGCAGAAGAACGGATCCCAGGCATTTTGTCATCGGTCCAACCGGGTCAATCCCGGATGCTTCGGTCATAAAGGACGGCAGCAGTTCCATGAATAACAACCAGAATAATGTCGATGCAGACAGAGAAATGTCGCTGCTTGCAGAGAATCAGCTTCGTTATAATTCGTACATACAAGCTGTAAATGAGCAGATTCGAATGATGCGTACAGCTATTGAAGGGAGATAG
- the flgC gene encoding flagellar basal body rod protein FlgC yields the protein MNISNSFGINASALTAQRLRMDVISSNIANAETTRARIENGQAVPYRRKTVVFQPQQESFEGLLRAQMNGQNAGQGVKVAQVREDQSPLKQVYNPTHPDANAEGYVFMPNVDITKEMVDMLAATRSYEANVTAINASKAMIMKALEIGR from the coding sequence ATGAATATTAGCAATAGCTTCGGAATTAATGCATCAGCTCTAACGGCACAACGGCTTCGAATGGATGTTATCTCCTCCAACATAGCCAATGCGGAAACCACGCGCGCGCGAATCGAGAATGGACAAGCCGTTCCGTATCGCCGAAAGACGGTTGTGTTTCAGCCGCAGCAGGAATCCTTCGAAGGGCTTCTCAGAGCCCAGATGAACGGTCAGAATGCAGGGCAAGGGGTCAAGGTTGCGCAGGTGCGGGAAGATCAATCCCCGTTGAAGCAGGTATATAACCCCACACATCCGGATGCGAATGCTGAAGGCTATGTCTTTATGCCTAACGTCGATATTACGAAGGAAATGGTGGATATGCTTGCAGCTACCCGTTCTTACGAGGCTAACGTTACGGCGATAAACGCTTCGAAAGCGATGATCATGAAGGCTTTGGAGATTGGAAGATAA
- the fliE gene encoding flagellar hook-basal body complex protein FliE yields the protein MIQNAMFSVQGVQPLQMQEQVKNGATPSESIRDFGSYLNEALNSVAAQEQNAHVMSDKLMIGQVNVDQAMISAQQALLSIQLTTQVRNKVVEAYQEIMRTQI from the coding sequence ATGATTCAGAATGCAATGTTCAGTGTTCAGGGTGTACAGCCGCTGCAAATGCAGGAGCAAGTGAAAAATGGTGCGACTCCTTCCGAATCGATTCGAGATTTTGGCTCTTACCTAAATGAAGCACTGAACTCCGTGGCCGCGCAGGAACAGAACGCGCACGTGATGAGCGATAAATTAATGATTGGACAAGTAAACGTAGATCAGGCGATGATATCCGCCCAACAGGCTCTGTTGAGCATCCAGCTCACGACACAGGTCCGAAACAAAGTGGTAGAAGCCTATCAAGAGATCATGCGCACGCAAATCTAA
- the fliF gene encoding flagellar basal-body MS-ring/collar protein FliF has translation MNERITQYRERMTQYWNQFSNKQKIMLIATVAFVLIALVVLTMQFSKTKYEVAFRDLNSSDAAGIISHLETQGISYKLSEDGRSILVPSTSAAKVQIDVGSQGLVQNGTIGFETFEKNASAIGMTDNEFEVKYVNALNGEVERLLEKMQGVQDATVLLNLPKESVFAKNGNEDQASASVVVQFKPGYRPNQEVIDGYYNLVKTAIPNLPIENITITNDEVELLATAKGGQGGLIGKVEENFALQKKFENDVRQNVQQFLSQYMGSNKVNVLVASKLNFDQVQSKENIVTPVDEEEMKGIELSVQEIQKNYSGTGSPTGGVAGVGEEAVPGYPSDSGSGETNSEELSKTVNYEVNRITKDIIASPYTVKDLTINVSVEPPAGQQTLDDATRTAIQNILVNIVRASLSDSDSTYTDADLSKKVSVISQVFNVNADENPKSVFSQPVLWGIGIAALALIAGGTYFFIRRRRQQQEELEEDIQLPPVTEFPSINLESITNESQVRKQLETLAKKKPDEFVNLLRTWLAEE, from the coding sequence GTGAACGAGAGAATTACCCAATATCGGGAGAGAATGACCCAGTATTGGAACCAATTCAGCAACAAACAAAAAATAATGTTAATCGCTACCGTAGCATTTGTTCTAATTGCTCTAGTCGTACTAACGATGCAGTTCTCTAAGACGAAGTATGAAGTAGCGTTCCGGGATCTGAATTCCAGCGACGCCGCAGGCATCATCAGCCACCTGGAGACCCAGGGGATTTCCTACAAGCTGAGCGAGGACGGTAGAAGCATTCTGGTTCCGAGCACAAGCGCAGCTAAAGTCCAGATCGATGTAGGATCACAAGGACTGGTGCAGAACGGCACGATCGGATTCGAAACCTTCGAAAAGAATGCGTCAGCCATCGGGATGACGGATAACGAATTCGAAGTGAAATATGTAAATGCACTGAACGGCGAAGTCGAACGGCTGCTGGAGAAGATGCAGGGCGTTCAGGACGCAACGGTATTATTGAACCTGCCTAAAGAAAGTGTGTTCGCGAAAAACGGAAACGAAGATCAGGCCAGCGCTTCCGTGGTTGTACAGTTTAAACCGGGCTATCGTCCTAATCAGGAAGTCATAGACGGTTACTACAACCTCGTGAAAACGGCCATTCCCAATTTGCCGATCGAGAACATTACGATCACCAATGACGAAGTCGAGCTGCTCGCAACAGCTAAAGGCGGTCAAGGCGGATTGATCGGCAAGGTGGAAGAAAATTTCGCGCTTCAGAAAAAATTCGAAAACGACGTAAGGCAAAATGTCCAGCAATTCCTCTCGCAATACATGGGTTCGAATAAAGTCAATGTTCTTGTAGCTTCCAAACTGAACTTTGATCAGGTGCAAAGCAAGGAAAACATCGTAACCCCTGTGGATGAAGAAGAAATGAAGGGGATTGAGCTCAGCGTTCAGGAGATCCAGAAGAACTATTCGGGAACCGGCAGTCCTACAGGCGGCGTGGCCGGCGTAGGCGAAGAGGCAGTTCCGGGATATCCAAGCGATTCTGGAAGCGGAGAAACGAATTCGGAAGAGCTCTCCAAAACCGTTAACTATGAGGTTAACCGGATTACGAAGGATATCATTGCAAGTCCATATACTGTTAAAGATTTAACCATTAATGTCTCGGTTGAACCACCTGCCGGGCAACAAACTTTGGATGATGCCACAAGAACGGCTATTCAGAACATCCTGGTCAATATTGTAAGAGCATCGCTTTCGGATTCAGACTCTACTTATACAGACGCTGATTTGTCCAAAAAAGTTTCGGTTATTTCGCAGGTATTTAATGTAAATGCGGATGAAAATCCGAAATCCGTATTTTCACAGCCTGTATTATGGGGAATCGGTATCGCTGCGTTGGCATTGATTGCGGGAGGAACCTATTTCTTCATCCGCAGACGCAGACAGCAGCAGGAGGAGCTTGAAGAGGACATTCAGCTTCCGCCCGTTACGGAATTCCCGTCGATTAATCTCGAAAGCATAACCAATGAAAGCCAGGTTCGTAAGCAGCTCGAAACCTTGGCGAAGAAGAAGCCAGATGAATTCGTGAATTTACTTCGCACATGGCTAGCTGAGGAATAG
- the fliG gene encoding flagellar motor switch protein FliG: MAKGNNQMLSGRQKAAILLITLGPEVSAQIFKHLRDEEIEQLTLEIANVRKVDSVEKDSIIQEFHQICLAQEYISQGGINYAKEILEKALGQQKAMEVINRLTATLQVRPFDFARKADPSQILNFIQNENAQTIALVLSYLQYEQASAILSSLPQEKQAEVARRVAVMDSTSPEVIAQVERVLEQKLSATVTQDYTSAGGIESIVQILNGVDRGTERTILDSLEIQDPELAEEIKKRMFVFEDIVNVDNRSIQRIIRDVENADLQLALKVASEEVRDVIFRNMSKRMAETFREEMEYMGPVRLRDVEEAQTRIVSTIRRLEEAGEVIIARGGGDDIIV, encoded by the coding sequence TTGGCTAAGGGAAATAACCAAATGTTAAGCGGACGTCAAAAAGCGGCTATACTGCTCATTACACTTGGCCCGGAAGTGTCTGCTCAAATATTTAAGCATCTTCGAGATGAAGAAATCGAACAATTAACGCTCGAGATTGCGAATGTTCGCAAAGTCGACAGCGTCGAGAAAGATAGCATTATTCAGGAGTTCCATCAAATTTGCCTGGCCCAGGAATACATCTCGCAGGGCGGCATCAATTACGCGAAGGAGATTTTGGAGAAGGCGCTTGGACAGCAAAAAGCGATGGAAGTGATCAACAGGCTGACGGCAACGCTTCAAGTAAGACCGTTTGACTTCGCCCGTAAAGCGGATCCGAGCCAAATCCTGAACTTTATCCAGAATGAGAATGCCCAGACCATCGCTCTCGTATTGTCTTATCTTCAATACGAGCAGGCATCCGCGATCCTGTCTTCGCTCCCGCAAGAGAAGCAGGCGGAAGTTGCGCGCAGGGTTGCAGTCATGGACAGCACCTCGCCGGAAGTCATCGCTCAGGTGGAGCGCGTGCTGGAACAGAAGCTGTCGGCTACGGTGACGCAGGATTACACCAGTGCGGGCGGCATCGAGTCCATCGTTCAAATTCTGAACGGCGTAGACCGCGGAACGGAACGGACGATCCTCGACTCCCTGGAAATCCAGGATCCCGAGCTTGCGGAAGAAATCAAGAAGCGGATGTTTGTGTTCGAAGACATCGTCAACGTGGACAACCGTTCGATACAGCGCATCATCCGCGACGTCGAGAACGCGGACCTGCAGCTTGCGCTCAAGGTGGCAAGCGAAGAGGTGCGGGACGTTATTTTCCGCAATATGTCCAAGCGGATGGCCGAAACCTTCCGCGAAGAAATGGAATATATGGGACCGGTGCGGCTGCGTGACGTGGAGGAAGCCCAGACTCGGATCGTAAGCACGATCCGGAGACTCGAAGAAGCGGGCGAGGTTATTATTGCCCGCGGCGGAGGAGATGACATCATTGTCTAA
- a CDS encoding FliH/SctL family protein yields MSNLIKSSHYKPMDVLKELDLARRYASPTEETVEEPVPPTAEPAAVQTLAEAERLKHEMLKDAQEFAERQIREASEEAQRLLTEAQEQIEAWWTERRLQDEDLSETLKMEGFNQGYTEGSAKAELEMKELMEQATLQASELLQLAHQAKEDLIQEAEPFLVELSCSIAEKVLDRQLTIEPEFTLELIRKNLARKREKGIISLCVAPDQFEFVYAAREELGLSIDSQAELQILPDSTVKDRGCVIRSSFGSVDARIDTQLAEIKKELVRIALDVEERRNQDEEAE; encoded by the coding sequence TTGTCTAACTTGATCAAATCGTCCCACTATAAACCGATGGATGTGTTGAAAGAGTTGGATCTTGCTCGTCGTTACGCTTCGCCAACCGAGGAAACGGTAGAGGAACCTGTACCGCCGACGGCCGAGCCGGCCGCTGTACAAACGCTGGCTGAAGCCGAACGTTTGAAACATGAAATGCTGAAGGACGCTCAAGAGTTTGCCGAGAGGCAAATCCGGGAGGCCTCGGAAGAGGCGCAGCGTCTGTTGACCGAAGCGCAGGAGCAGATTGAGGCTTGGTGGACCGAAAGAAGACTTCAGGACGAAGATTTGTCCGAAACGCTGAAAATGGAAGGTTTTAATCAAGGATATACGGAGGGCTCTGCCAAGGCGGAGCTTGAGATGAAGGAACTGATGGAGCAGGCGACGCTGCAAGCGAGCGAGCTGCTTCAGCTCGCGCACCAAGCCAAGGAAGATCTGATCCAGGAAGCAGAGCCGTTTTTGGTGGAGCTCAGCTGCAGCATTGCGGAGAAGGTGCTGGATCGTCAGCTTACGATCGAACCGGAATTCACGCTGGAACTGATTCGAAAGAACCTGGCGCGCAAACGGGAAAAAGGAATCATTTCCCTCTGCGTAGCTCCTGATCAGTTCGAATTCGTATACGCCGCGCGGGAAGAGCTCGGATTATCGATCGACTCCCAGGCGGAGCTTCAAATTTTGCCGGACTCCACGGTTAAGGATCGCGGCTGCGTCATCCGGTCTTCCTTCGGAAGCGTGGACGCACGCATCGATACACAGCTGGCCGAGATCAAAAAAGAACTCGTACGGATCGCCCTTGATGTCGAGGAACGGAGAAATCAAGATGAAGAAGCTGAATAG
- the fliI gene encoding flagellar protein export ATPase FliI: MKKLNSARYMDHLKHLDPVRINGKVTQVIGLMVESEGPDASIGDVCYIYPTKQSKPLKAEVVGFRDNKVLLMPLGELHSIGPGCDVVGTGKPLSVQVGSELLGKVLDGLGQPLDGSIIPARMPHYSTHNVPQNPLNRPRVQEPISIGVRAIDGLLSIGKGQRVGIFAGSGVGKSTLMGMIARNTSADVNVIALIGERGREVLDFIERDLGPEGLKRSVVIVATSDQPALIRIKGALIATTIAEYFRDRGLNVMLMMDSVTRYAMAQREVGLAVGEPPAMRGYTPSVFASLPKLLERAGTGPTGSITAFYTVLVDGDDMNEPIADAVRGILDGHIVLNRNIANKGHFPAIDVLASISRVMKDISPEEQIDASENVKRLMAIYKDSEDLINIGAYQQGSNADIDESIEYIGRIWDFTKQKVNEKTTLDEVQERLISEFSRR; encoded by the coding sequence ATGAAGAAGCTGAATAGCGCCCGTTACATGGACCATCTGAAACATCTGGATCCCGTCCGCATCAACGGCAAGGTTACGCAGGTCATCGGATTGATGGTGGAGTCCGAAGGGCCGGATGCCAGCATCGGCGACGTTTGCTACATCTATCCCACGAAGCAATCCAAGCCGCTCAAGGCGGAGGTCGTGGGTTTCAGAGATAATAAAGTGCTGCTGATGCCTCTCGGCGAGCTTCACTCCATTGGCCCGGGCTGCGATGTAGTGGGCACAGGCAAACCGCTGAGCGTGCAGGTCGGTTCGGAACTGCTTGGCAAAGTGCTGGACGGATTGGGACAACCGCTCGACGGATCCATCATTCCGGCACGCATGCCGCATTACTCCACCCATAACGTTCCGCAGAACCCGCTTAATCGGCCCAGGGTTCAGGAGCCGATCAGCATCGGCGTCCGGGCGATTGACGGATTGCTCTCCATCGGCAAAGGCCAACGTGTCGGCATATTCGCCGGCTCTGGCGTCGGGAAGAGTACCCTGATGGGGATGATCGCACGCAACACCTCAGCCGATGTCAATGTCATTGCCTTGATCGGTGAGCGGGGACGAGAGGTGCTAGATTTCATCGAGCGAGACCTGGGTCCCGAAGGTTTGAAACGGTCCGTTGTGATCGTGGCCACCTCGGATCAACCGGCGCTCATCCGCATTAAGGGGGCCTTGATCGCTACCACGATCGCCGAATATTTCAGGGATCGCGGCCTGAACGTGATGCTGATGATGGATTCGGTTACCCGTTATGCGATGGCGCAGCGCGAAGTCGGGCTTGCCGTAGGGGAACCGCCGGCGATGCGCGGTTACACTCCGTCGGTATTTGCCAGTCTGCCGAAGCTTCTGGAACGCGCAGGCACGGGTCCGACGGGTTCGATCACCGCTTTTTACACGGTGCTGGTAGACGGCGACGACATGAACGAACCGATCGCGGACGCGGTCAGGGGGATCCTGGATGGTCACATCGTCCTCAACCGGAATATCGCGAACAAAGGCCATTTTCCGGCGATCGACGTGCTGGCCAGCATTAGCCGGGTCATGAAAGACATCTCGCCTGAGGAACAAATCGATGCCTCCGAGAACGTAAAGCGTTTGATGGCGATCTACAAGGACTCGGAGGATTTGATCAATATCGGAGCTTACCAACAGGGCTCGAATGCCGACATCGATGAATCGATCGAATACATCGGCCGAATCTGGGATTTTACGAAACAAAAAGTGAATGAGAAGACCACATTGGATGAGGTTCAGGAACGTTTGATTTCCGAGTTTTCAAGGAGATGA
- the fliJ gene encoding flagellar export protein FliJ, giving the protein MKFHYAFQKIVDLKSNEKTQAEWMLSSAIGKLQAEEKSLNELYEMRDQMYRAQQEAASRCVPVAEIRNIQVYAEHLEECIERKRDDIRIAHVNVTKKQKVLSDKMLDEKVWLKARDKSQEKFRHESLLREQNELDEMATVRFAIRAR; this is encoded by the coding sequence ATGAAATTTCATTATGCATTCCAGAAAATCGTAGACCTGAAAAGCAACGAGAAAACGCAAGCGGAATGGATGCTGTCAAGCGCCATCGGGAAGCTGCAGGCGGAAGAGAAAAGCTTGAATGAGCTGTATGAGATGCGGGATCAAATGTACCGCGCTCAGCAGGAAGCGGCGTCGCGGTGCGTGCCTGTCGCAGAAATCCGAAACATTCAGGTCTATGCAGAGCACCTGGAAGAATGCATTGAACGGAAACGGGATGACATACGGATCGCCCATGTCAATGTAACGAAGAAACAAAAGGTATTGTCCGACAAAATGCTTGACGAAAAAGTGTGGCTGAAGGCAAGAGACAAATCCCAAGAAAAGTTCCGGCATGAAAGTCTCCTTCGGGAACAAAACGAGCTGGACGAAATGGCGACGGTACGTTTTGCGATCAGAGCCCGTTAA
- a CDS encoding flagellar hook-length control protein FliK, translated as MTITVQSSMSSSVSSTAGSGKTSAAGQATAGVSFDATLTYQMNGSGSGAATTSTEVAAKLESLLAQYTAETDESVEGLMELLQGLLQELDTMDQALEEDPSLLQELQNWLTQANLLLSGTAPQAQGNADGNEMSPLASHPETIRFAVQDTISQLASMLSKSGQVDLQTEAAVKQLVQSFQSLLGQGTGTGESKASGSFANILSQKQPDAVQPNIAANTAGQSASSETTGQANAKWSTLATSTPVDGTAAEFALNEGDSLLEQGTVTAGQLALRSGTQVTVKPAAPPVPVENFSNEMTSFIINKLEIVKQTGFTEARISLNPEHLGQVDIKLTMQNGQLIAQFMTRSTDAKELIDQQMAQLRSALLAQGLQVEKIEVTQSSQPSNANLYQDGRQPGSGQQQPQHRSKEKDRPSDDAVLAANLTEELNDWIAEHQADDENLQAGTFTAKA; from the coding sequence ATGACAATAACGGTACAAAGCAGTATGTCTTCTTCCGTCAGCAGTACCGCGGGAAGCGGAAAGACCAGCGCAGCCGGTCAAGCGACAGCGGGTGTTTCCTTTGATGCGACGCTGACTTACCAGATGAACGGCAGCGGCAGCGGCGCTGCAACAACTTCAACAGAAGTCGCGGCCAAGCTGGAATCCCTGCTTGCGCAGTATACAGCGGAAACCGACGAATCGGTCGAAGGCTTAATGGAGCTGCTTCAAGGATTGCTGCAGGAGCTAGATACCATGGACCAGGCGTTAGAAGAGGATCCATCGTTATTGCAAGAGCTGCAGAACTGGCTGACGCAAGCGAACCTTCTGTTGAGCGGAACAGCTCCTCAAGCCCAAGGTAACGCGGACGGCAATGAGATGTCGCCATTGGCTTCCCATCCGGAAACGATTCGGTTTGCGGTACAGGACACGATCAGCCAGCTGGCTTCGATGCTATCCAAATCGGGTCAGGTAGACCTCCAGACGGAGGCAGCCGTCAAACAGCTTGTCCAGTCCTTCCAAAGTTTGCTTGGTCAAGGAACGGGGACTGGAGAAAGTAAAGCAAGCGGCAGTTTTGCCAACATCCTAAGCCAAAAGCAGCCGGATGCGGTACAGCCTAACATTGCAGCGAATACTGCAGGACAGTCGGCTTCATCTGAGACAACGGGGCAAGCGAACGCTAAATGGTCTACTCTGGCCACAAGTACCCCGGTTGACGGCACAGCAGCTGAATTCGCGTTAAACGAAGGAGATTCCCTACTGGAGCAAGGAACGGTTACTGCCGGTCAGCTGGCCCTGCGTTCCGGAACCCAAGTTACGGTTAAACCTGCAGCTCCGCCGGTGCCTGTTGAGAATTTCTCTAACGAAATGACTTCCTTCATTATTAATAAGCTCGAAATCGTGAAGCAAACCGGTTTTACCGAAGCGAGAATCTCCTTGAATCCGGAACATCTGGGCCAAGTGGACATCAAGCTAACGATGCAGAACGGCCAGTTGATCGCACAGTTCATGACGCGGTCGACGGATGCTAAAGAGCTGATTGACCAGCAAATGGCACAGCTTCGAAGCGCATTGCTGGCCCAAGGACTTCAGGTCGAGAAAATTGAGGTTACGCAGAGCAGCCAGCCATCCAATGCCAATCTTTATCAGGATGGACGTCAGCCTGGATCAGGACAGCAGCAGCCGCAGCACCGCTCGAAGGAAAAAGATAGGCCTTCCGACGATGCCGTTCTTGCCGCGAATTTGACGGAAGAATTGAACGATTGGATTGCCGAGCATCAAGCCGACGATGAGAACTTGCAAGCAGGAACATTTACCGCGAAAGCCTAA
- a CDS encoding flagellar hook capping FlgD N-terminal domain-containing protein, with amino-acid sequence MATNPVSTKNMWPNYAKGNVSTKNGNGQELGKDQFLSILITQLRHQDPLQPMQDREFIAQMAQFTSLEQLMNINTQLTAMSQSLGAASSLIGKQISWMFKPEDGSDSVMKSGLVDSIIVREGVHYAKVGESEVSLDQIVKIENAMAENDPGATDPVPSEPEAGNPDPGEPEAGDPGQDEESGGTSP; translated from the coding sequence ATGGCAACAAATCCGGTATCTACGAAAAATATGTGGCCCAATTATGCCAAAGGGAACGTCAGCACTAAAAACGGAAACGGCCAAGAGCTTGGGAAGGACCAGTTCTTAAGCATTCTGATTACGCAATTGCGGCATCAGGATCCGCTTCAGCCGATGCAGGACCGGGAATTTATTGCCCAAATGGCCCAGTTTACTTCCCTGGAGCAGCTGATGAATATCAATACTCAATTGACGGCAATGAGCCAGTCTTTGGGTGCTGCTTCAAGTTTGATCGGTAAACAGATCAGCTGGATGTTCAAACCGGAGGATGGCTCGGACTCCGTCATGAAGAGCGGTCTTGTGGATTCCATCATCGTACGCGAAGGCGTCCATTACGCAAAAGTCGGTGAAAGTGAAGTATCGCTTGATCAGATCGTGAAAATCGAGAACGCTATGGCCGAGAATGATCCAGGAGCAACGGATCCTGTTCCTTCCGAACCTGAAGCAGGCAATCCGGATCCGGGAGAGCCTGAAGCCGGAGACCCGGGACAAGATGAAGAGTCTGGGGGAACCTCACCATGA
- a CDS encoding TIGR02530 family flagellar biosynthesis protein, with amino-acid sequence MSDRMMIGHLFPGKIHPAALHNERKTAQAQHSPPPGTFQELLNENLLKISNHAAKRLQQRGIELKGDQLEQIQSAVDKAAAKGSKESLILMKDMALIVNIPNRTVVTAMDGKAMKDNVFTQIDSAVIIS; translated from the coding sequence ATGAGTGACCGTATGATGATCGGGCATTTATTTCCCGGGAAAATACATCCCGCAGCGCTTCACAATGAACGAAAAACAGCGCAAGCTCAACATAGTCCTCCACCCGGGACGTTCCAGGAGCTCTTAAATGAGAATCTCCTGAAAATTAGCAATCATGCGGCGAAGAGACTACAGCAGCGCGGCATTGAATTGAAGGGTGATCAGTTGGAACAGATCCAGAGTGCGGTGGACAAAGCCGCAGCGAAGGGGAGCAAGGAATCGCTCATTCTGATGAAGGACATGGCCCTTATCGTGAATATTCCGAACCGGACCGTAGTCACGGCGATGGATGGCAAGGCGATGAAAGACAACGTGTTCACGCAAATCGATAGTGCAGTTATTATTTCATAA
- a CDS encoding flagellar hook-basal body complex protein has protein sequence MLRSMYSGISGMRGFQTKLDVIGNNIANVNTVGFKAGRVMFKDILSQTMSGVTPGTDDPSGGVNAKQIGLGVSIGSIDTLHTPGSAMTTNNPTDLRIDGDGFFMVKLSEDQEVPFLTRAGDFHVDVARNLVTSDGMLVLDSAGDPIQLDEEVTAFTIAQNGAIIQKMSDGTTEEGAIIGVAKIPNPEGLEKIGGNMYRVTLNAVPDGDLAAVMFEGNNAEEGTGAIIAGQLEMSNVDLTGEFSEMIVAQRGFQANSRIITTSDEVLQEVVNLKR, from the coding sequence ATGTTAAGATCCATGTATTCCGGCATTTCCGGAATGAGAGGTTTCCAAACCAAACTTGACGTCATTGGTAATAACATTGCCAACGTAAATACGGTTGGGTTTAAAGCGGGACGTGTCATGTTTAAAGATATCCTCAGCCAAACGATGTCCGGCGTTACGCCGGGAACCGACGATCCATCCGGCGGCGTAAACGCGAAGCAGATCGGTCTCGGCGTATCCATCGGCTCGATTGATACTTTGCATACGCCAGGCAGTGCAATGACAACCAATAATCCGACAGACCTGAGAATTGACGGAGACGGATTCTTCATGGTAAAGCTCAGCGAGGATCAAGAAGTGCCTTTCTTAACTCGTGCTGGCGACTTTCATGTCGACGTAGCGCGTAACCTGGTCACTTCGGACGGTATGCTCGTTCTCGATTCGGCGGGTGACCCAATACAGCTGGACGAAGAGGTTACGGCATTCACAATTGCTCAGAATGGCGCCATCATTCAGAAGATGAGTGACGGAACGACGGAAGAAGGAGCCATCATCGGCGTTGCGAAAATTCCGAATCCGGAAGGCCTGGAAAAAATCGGAGGCAATATGTATCGCGTGACCCTGAATGCAGTTCCGGATGGCGATCTGGCTGCCGTCATGTTTGAAGGGAACAACGCGGAAGAAGGAACCGGTGCGATTATTGCCGGTCAGCTTGAAATGTCCAACGTTGACTTGACAGGCGAATTTTCTGAAATGATCGTCGCTCAGCGCGGCTTCCAAGCTAACTCCCGGATCATCACGACTTCGGATGAAGTGCTTCAAGAAGTTGTCAATCTGAAACGATAA
- a CDS encoding flagellar FlbD family protein, with translation MISVTRLNGSQLWLNALLIEMVEETPDTYITLINGKRMIVLESANEIIASVKAYHHEVGIHQATIKVQQLEEPS, from the coding sequence ATGATATCGGTAACGAGGTTAAATGGTTCGCAGTTGTGGCTTAACGCGCTGTTGATAGAAATGGTTGAGGAGACTCCTGACACCTACATTACTTTGATTAATGGAAAGCGAATGATTGTGCTTGAAAGTGCAAATGAAATCATCGCTTCCGTTAAGGCGTATCACCACGAGGTAGGCATTCATCAAGCCACCATTAAAGTGCAGCAATTGGAGGAACCTTCATGA
- a CDS encoding flagellar basal body-associated FliL family protein, protein MKKMLPWLITILLSITLIVLAIFLLSDKLLGDNGKSQASANAAALSKLSADEIVKMTSEITGIKTNLADPEFVAQMAFAFQLNDKKAKEEFDKIKEIKIKPIIIKTLADTKPELLNDSKGREQFIAKLQNLINKSLTSGHLIQIEMTEVMIVGI, encoded by the coding sequence ATGAAAAAGATGCTCCCCTGGTTAATTACGATCCTGTTATCGATTACGCTGATTGTCCTGGCCATCTTTCTGTTGTCGGACAAGCTGCTTGGCGATAACGGAAAAAGTCAGGCTTCGGCCAATGCCGCGGCTTTATCCAAGTTATCGGCCGACGAGATCGTAAAGATGACATCGGAAATAACCGGTATCAAGACGAATCTGGCAGATCCTGAATTTGTTGCCCAGATGGCCTTTGCTTTTCAGCTTAACGATAAAAAAGCAAAGGAAGAATTCGATAAAATCAAGGAAATCAAGATCAAACCAATTATTATCAAAACGCTGGCCGACACGAAACCCGAATTACTGAATGATTCCAAAGGGCGCGAACAGTTTATTGCCAAGCTGCAAAACCTGATCAATAAGTCGTTAACGTCCGGTCACTTGATTCAAATCGAAATGACAGAAGTAATGATCGTAGGTATCTAG